The following is a genomic window from bacterium.
TCTTTTCAACAAGCTCTGTGAAAACGGTCCGCAATCAATTGAATTCTCTTAAGTTTTCAGTGAAGGTCGATCCCCGTGACCGCAGCATCTACCGGCGGGGCGTCCAAGCCGCCGGCCTCGTCAGGTTCGAGCTGGCGATCAAGGAGACGGACCTTCTGGTGCTTGCCGACCGGGACATCGGCGATCTCGTGCGGGAGATCGTGATCAACGAGCGGGATCGGCTGGAGCGATACCTGGCCGCGCACCCGGAGTTTGCCAGATCTCTCGTGCCCGTGGCCGTCGCCGATGCCGCCCCGCGGATCGCGGGCGCGATGGCGGCAGCGGGGGCCGCGGCCGGCGTCGGCCCGATGGCGGCCGTTGCCGGAGCGGTGTGCGATGCGGTCGCGGCGGGCGTCGGCGACAGGGTCCGGGAGCTGATCATCGAGAACGGCGGTGACCTGTACGTGCGCGTGTCGCGGGAACGCACTGTCGGCATCTACACCGGCGAGAAGGGCCCGGCGCTCGGCCTGCTCGTGCGGCCGGAGGGCGGGCCGCTGGGCGTCTGCACCTCCTCGGGGAGGATCGGGCACTCGCTGAGCTTCGGGGACGCCGCCGCGGCGACGATCATCGCCGGC
Proteins encoded in this region:
- a CDS encoding UPF0280 family protein; translated protein: MKVDPRDRSIYRRGVQAAGLVRFELAIKETDLLVLADRDIGDLVREIVINERDRLERYLAAHPEFARSLVPVAVADAAPRIAGAMAAAGAAAGVGPMAAVAGAVCDAVAAGVGDRVRELIIENGGDLYVRVSRERTVGIYTGEKGPALGLLVRPEGGPLGVCTSSGRIGHSLSFGDAAAATIIAG